Proteins from one Podospora pseudoanserina strain CBS 124.78 chromosome 1, whole genome shotgun sequence genomic window:
- a CDS encoding hypothetical protein (EggNog:ENOG503P0WG; COG:W), with the protein MANQPHPLQRLSSPPGSFSALVHAIGLLSYSCSFWYLQQFPTEIHFGFGGDFNFSAINGLALATATFAFGLLADLTLSPRLFSIKNVLSVCSTPLEVLISILYWSISAIDKSLLFPPEFALLFLPDFGFHAMPAVMLTMDLILLSPPWTIRVYSALALSTCLAFLYCGWVEYCFEQNGWYPYPMFELLKTWQRMILFSVSAGLMTMSTLALKWLYGKINGIEQFNKEALHPIKTD; encoded by the exons ATGGcaaaccaaccccacccTTTACAACGGCTCTCCTCGCCTCCAGGGAGCTTCTCAGCCCTCGTACATGCCATCGGTCTTTTGTCATACTCATGCAGCTTTTGGTACCTTCAGCAGTTCCCAACCGAAATTCACTTCGGGTTTGGCGGTGACTTCAACTTCTCAG CCATCAATGGGCTCGCTTTAGCGACGGCAACGTTTGCCTTTGGCCTGTTAGCCGATCTCACTCTGAGCCCTCGGCTCTTTAGCATCAAAAATGTTCTCTCAGTGTGTTCAACACCCTTAGAAGTTCTGATCAGCATTCTGTACTGGAGCATAAGTGCCATTGACAAGtccctccttttcccaccaGAGTTCGCACTTCTATTCCTCCCAGATTT TGGATTTCATGCGATGCCAGCCGTCATGTTAACGATGGATCTGATACTACTCAGTCCTCCTTGGACCATCAGAGTTTACAGTGCTCTGGCTCTCAGTACCTGCTTGGCATTTCTATACTGTGGGTGGGTTGAATATTGCTTTGAGCAAAACGGATG GTACCCATATCCCATGTTCGAGCTGCTCAAAACTTGGCAGAGAATGATTCTCTTTTCAGTCTCAGCCGGGCTCATGACGATGAGCACACTGGCTCTAAAGTGGCTGTACGGTAAGATTAACGGTATTGAACAGTTCAATAAGGAAGCTCTTCATCCCATCAAGACGGATTGA
- the cyp15 gene encoding Peptidyl-prolyl cis-trans isomerase cyp15 (COG:O; EggNog:ENOG503NXBP): protein MADNTNDEDLKSNKRSHAEFTENDGSDSSSDDDMGPQLPSASAPKKKRRVLPYEKLYISALPKSTRYSKSLMHKEQLAHLTMTPLTEFLITSSLDGVVKFWKKVADGIEFVKEFKAHQGEIRSVSTSADGRSFATAGPDKTVKLFDVMTFDLLAVIQLEYVPRCVCWVHKKGASLPLLAISDDSQKPGIHIYDGRGENLTPIHTITGLHRSPVSLMAFNDHYDCVISADEGGMIEYWQPGGSYQKPDNVFEYKSSTNLFDFKKAKSIPTSLTLSPDGSRFATISFPDRKIRLFDFASAKLQRTYDESLQVIEEMQQAGTAIQKLDPVEFGRRLATEREIESPVLRDKFNLIFDESGHFLLYGSYLGVKVLNTFTNKVIKVYGREEHYRPLALALYQGQPQKKGVTTVAMAASSNPLLQESETRDPILITTGVGKVRFYMFTNDEEFSKSTRDVQNEKPTILGAKKTEQKKVAETGTSAVIHTTYGDIHIRLFPDAAPKAVENFVTHSKRGYYNNTIFHRVIRKFMIQGGDPLGDGTGGESIWGREFEDEFSTLKHDKPYTVSMANAGPNTNGSQFFITTEKTPWLDNKHTIFGRAVQGLDVIHRIENVKTYKEKPAEDIKIINIDIS, encoded by the exons ATGGCGGACAACACCAACGATGAGGACTTGAAGTCCAACAAGCGCAGCCATGCAGAATTCACAGAAAATGATGGTTCCG ATAGCTCTTCAGACGATGACATGGGACCGCAGTTGCCGTCCGCCTCAGCGCCCAAAAAGAAGCGCCGTGTTCTGCCATACGAAAAGCTCTACATCTCAGCCCTCCCCAAGTCGACCCGTTACTCCAAGTCCCTGATGCACAAAGAGCAGTTGGCACATCTCACTATGACACCTCTGACTGAGTTCCTCATAACATCGTCTTTGGATGGCGTAGTCAAGTTCTGGAAGAAGGTCGCCGACGGCATCGAGTTCGTGAAGGAGTTCAAGGCCCACCAGGGGGAGATCCGCTCTGTTTCGACCAGCGCAGATGGGAGGAGTTTTGCAACTGCCGGCCCCGACAAGACGGTGAAGCTGTTCGATGTCATGACATTTGATCTGTTAGCTGTTATCCAGCTAGAGTATGTGCCGCGGTGTGTATGCTGGGTTCACAAGAAAGGtgcttctcttcctctgctAGCCATATCCGATGATAGCCAAAAGCCTGGCATCCACATCTACGACGGACGGGGTGAAAACCTGACACCTATTCATACCATCACCGGTCTTCACCGCAGCCCCGTCTCCCTGATGGCTTTCAACGACCATTACGACTGCGTAATATCGGCCGATGAGGGAGGCATGATTGAATACTGGCAGCCCGGAGGATCTTATCAGAAGCCTGACAACGTCTTTGAGTACAAGAGCTCAACGAATCTGTTTGACTTCAAGAAAGCAAAATCCATACCGACCTCGCTCACGCTATCGCCAGATGGGAGTCGCTTCGCCACAATATCCTTCCCTGACAGGAAAATCCGCCTCTTCGACTTTGCCTCAGCCAAGCTTCAACGCACCTATGATGAGTCCCTTCAGGTCATTGAGGAAATGCAACAAGCTGGAACAGCGATACAGAAACTTGATCCAGTCGAGTTTGGTCGCCGGTTAGCAACGGAACGGGAAATCGAATCCCCAGTTCTCCGCGACAAATTCAACCTCATCTTCGATGAATCTGGTCACTTTCTCCTCTATGGCTCTTACCTGGGTGTCAAGGTGCTCAACACATTCACAAATAAAGTGATAAAAGTGTACGGCCGGGAGGAACATTATCGTCCACTAGCACTGGCCCTCTACCAGGGTCAGCCTCAGAAGAAGGGGGTCACTACGGTAGCCATGGCGGCATCCAGCAACCCGCTTCTTCAAGAATCCGAAACAAGGGATCCCATATTGATCACCACGGGCGTGGGCAAGGTCCGGTTTTACATGTTCACCAATGACGAGGAATTCTCCAAGTCAACCAGAGATGTTCAAAACGAGAAACCCACGATTCTAGGGGCAAAGAAGACggagcaaaagaaggtcGCCGAGACGGGCACATCGGCGGTCATCCACACCACATACGGTGATATTCATATTCGACTCTTCCCGGATGCAGCTCCCAAGGCCGTGGAGAACTTCGTGACGCATTCAAAACGCGGCTactacaacaacaccatcttccaTCGTGTGATTCGTAAGTTTATGATTCAGGGTGGTGACCCTCTGGGAGATGGAACCGGTGGTGAAAGTATCTGGGGAAGAGAGTTCGAGGATGAATTTAGCACATTGAAACACGATAAGCCATACACGGTTAGTATGGCGAATGCTGGCCCCAATACCAACGGGAGCCAGTTCTTTATCACCACTGAGAAAACA CCATGGCTTGATAACAAGCACACGATATTTGGACGCGCCGTTCAAGGTCTTGATGTCATCCACAGGATCGAAAATGTCAAGACCTACAAAGAGAAACCAGCGGAGGACATCAAGATTATCAATATTGACATTTCGTAG
- a CDS encoding hypothetical protein (COG:C; EggNog:ENOG503NVIS) has translation MNRPRSSNGDEADRPNLNNLNANIRDEKTPRSTAPTNNDNTTTTVVASNSNKIPYGQYQIDIYFQALTAGKKPVTTTDPNKLEQQAREAMSPQGFNYVFGGAGEQATMHANRLAFRQWKVIPRMLRDTLPRNLSVKLFGKTYDSPILMAPIGVQSAYHPDAETGVAKACAALNVPFIYSTASSTPLEEIVAALEDTGGPSPPSPETEEPAPPAPTDDPATTISASASAEGKDRGPARPPTSSASTLVPDPKPSRWFQLYWPVDDDITASLLSRARVAGCEVLVVTLDTFTMAWRPLDLDTGFLPFAVGEGNALGFSDSVFRQKFSDKFSTGENEAQVEDNIIGASRYWVGEVFSGHAHKWEDLATLRKLWGDRPIVLKGVLSVEDAVLAARSGVDGIIVSNHGGRQLDGAVPSLEMLPEIVDAVGDRLTVMFDSGIRTGVDVLKALALGAKAVLVGRPVIYGLGIAGTEGAKHVLASLLADVDQSMGLLGVQTVGELNRSMLRKISYGGDVKTSL, from the exons ATGAACCGTCCCAGATCTAGCAACGGCGACGAAGCCGACAGACCCAACTTAAACAACCTGAACGCTAACATAAGAGATGAGAAGACACCACGCTCCACCGCCCCTACTaacaacgacaacaccaccacgactGTCgtcgccagcaacagcaacaagatcCCCTATGGCCAGTACCAAATCGACATTTACTTTCAAGCCCTCACGGCGGGGAAGAAgcccgtcaccaccaccgatccCAACAAACTTGAACAGCAAGCCCGGGAGGCGATGAGCCCCCAGGGATTCAACTATGTGTTCGGAGGGGCAGGCGAGCAAGCGACGATGCACGCCAACCGGCTGGCTTTCCGGCAGTGGAAGGTCATACCCCGTATGTTGAGAGACACACTGCCTCGCAATCTAAGTGTGAAACTGTTTGGCAAGACATATG actcccccatcctcatgGCCCCCATCGGCGTGCAATCAGCCTACCACCCCGACGCAGAAACCGGCGTCGCCAAAGCCTGCGCCGCCCTCAACGTCCCATTCATCTACAGCACCGcatccagcacccccctAGAGGAGATCGTCGCGGCTCTAGAGGACACAGGAGGCCCCAGCCCGCCCTCACCAGAAACAGAAGAGCCCGCCCCACCGGCGCCGACGGATGATCCCGCAACGACAatatcagcatcagcatcagcagaaGGAAAAGACCGAGGACCAGCCAGACCGCCAACCTCGTCCGCTTCCACCCTAGTCCCTGATCCCAAGCCGTCCAGGTGGTTCCAACTCTACTGGCCTGTCGACGATGACATCACCGCCTCTTTGCTCTCCCGAGCCCGGGTAGCTGGCTGTGAGGTCTTGGTCGTAACACTGGACACCTTCACCATGGCCTGGCGgcccctcgacctcgacacaGGGTTCCTCCCCTTTGCCGTCGGGGAGGGCAATGCCCTCGGATTCAGTGACTCGGTGTTTCGGCAGAAGTTTTCTGACAAGTTTAGCACCGGCGAAAACGAGGCCCAGGTGGAGGACAACATCATTGGTGCGAGCCGGTATTGGGTCGGGGAGGTCTTCTCGGGGCACGCGCACAAGTGGGAGGACCTTGCCACCTTGAGAAAATTGTGGGGGGACAGGCCGATTGTGCTCAAGGGGGTGCTGAGCGTGGAGGATGCAGTGTTGGCGGCGAGAAGTGGAGTTGACGGGATTATCGTGAGCAATCACGGAGGGAGGCAGCTGGATGGGGCGGTGCCTAGTTTGGAGATGCTCCCAGAAATTGTAGACGCCGTTGGGGACCGCTTGACTGTCATGTTCGACTCTGGAATCCGTACAGGGGTGGATGTTCTGAAAGCACTGGCCTTGGGGGCAAAGGCGGTCCTGGTTGGCAGACCGGTGATATATGGTCTTGGAATTGCAGGGACAGAGGGAGCCAAGCATGTGCTGGCTTCGCTTTTGGCTGACGTGGACCAATCTATGGGACTGCTCGGGGTGCAAACGGTGGGTGAGCTTAACAGGAGCATGCTCAGAAAGATAAGCTACGGCGGTGATGTCAAAACATCGCTCTAG
- the NUP84 gene encoding Nucleoporin nup84 (COG:U; COG:Y; EggNog:ENOG503P0IF), with product MAPGFNFPSISQESSRASLESRLREPSHREMTDLESTYRHSTVRVGNDVDFFAAELDRYNTDLRGRSNSEKREQIFKLLDSYYNYARNRVDRLQASQAGGRNRGAVWQRPGSVDVDVDEVEKGHFSVSAEEVRRAEEEAQTWDLLRRILPFRYQDSELAEEKNGRNPVPQSRREWWEEFLITDSVARERKIVLEWLQNSATHGPPVDVVVSELQHNAERGDILAHGWLHTRHKIKLQKSVNGYQGVLDPNAATSQSHLGSNILVTQLDPDAVTRQGRKLEPQDEFFERAIWLGCFEMLRRGYSMSEIRDWCAERTELWRAATIAPLPLSNPQDDEQFDFEPGSLVLWRRMCYAAAHDGGTSEYDRAVYGLLAGDLESVDKVCKSWDDKLFAHYNALLRTQFDIFLMKKGGKDLVAIAARFPAFNAVVYHGEPATVAKRLVASLENDPKTSNEALGTSKSLQAAIVANDLGRYLFHQGVVLSKKANARAKSKLIPEINFPISEHINEKKYVGLGDYDGLRTLAHVLIIVNTLDRLSNSKQESGHKAIRHAQENILTSYVSYLRLANLEELVPLYCSKLHKDRLYEVLGRNLIHIVGDEPREHQLIIMTKLGVDIKEFGRKLPLIYLNDVNDKSVRCDVKGHFKILEEGPATLKYGRIVRPDFIGDDSNDMEGESEELIRTLEWLIMVPGLFLETCTYAIRVYKYFLKRADLRAARALSVRVSGRYIAMEKLTFITFVDQNQDDAHGWFDEVANHDFSEAFLQECGVSRDRLLNVVRNLWELECLVRALDSMETLASMAGLSRDPSHPPAREMWTQAVGDVRNVKNCMQPVLNNWLMVSNEVDNDFQDLREAYIPETVIAYISTLHFAGGAVSRDNFMECMDLAALIAEKDSNIAQEFIKSGRMKELLESFAACSKALAVSTAESKGKSSKKHRELGWSRELWSIKP from the exons ATGGCGCCTGGATTT AATtttccatccatctcccagGAAAGCTCCCGGGCTAGCTTGGAGAGTCGACTTCGAG AACCGTCACACCGCGAAATGACCGACCTCGAGTCTACCTACCGCCATAGCACCGTCCGAGTCGGGAACGACGTCGATTTCTTCGCTGCTGAACTGGACCGCTACAACACCGATCTGAGAGGCAGGTCGAACTCTGAGAAACGCGAACAAATCTTCAAACTGCTCGATTCCTACTACAACTATGCACGGAACAGAGTAGACAGGTTGCAAGCAAGTCAGGCGGGAGGACGAAATCGGGGCGCTGTTTGGCAAAGACCAGGCTcggtggatgtggatgtggaCGAAGTTGAAAAAGGCCATTTTTCTGTCAGCGCTGAGGAGGTGCGacgggcagaggaggaggcacAAACCTGGGATCTCTTACGGCGCATACTGCCTTTCCGTTACCAAGATTCAGAGCTCGCCGAGGAAAAGAACGGCAGGAATCCGGTGCCCCAGTCGCGGAGAGAatggtgggaggagtttCTGATCACCGACTCTGTGGCCAGAGAGAGGAAGATCGTGTTGGAGTGGTTGCAGAACAGCGCCACTCACGGACCACCAGTCGATGTGGTTGTCAGCGAGCTCCAGCACAACGCCGAGAGGGGCGACATCCTGGCACATGGTTGGCTTCATACACGCCACAAGATCAAGCTACAGAAGAGTGTCAATGGGTACCAGGGTGTGCTTGACCCTAATGCTGCCACTTCCCAATCCCACCTTGGCTCAAATATTCTCGTTACCCAGCTCGATCCAGACGCCGTCACACGCCAAGGCCGAAAGTTAGAGCCGCAGGATGAGTTCTTTGAGCGGGCCATCTGGCTTGGATGCTTTGAGATGCTACGCCGGGGGTACTCCATGTCTGAGATACGGGACTGGTGCGCAGAGAGGACGGAACTGTGGAGAGCAGCTACAATCGCGCCGCTGCCACTTTCAAATCCCCAAGATGATGAACAATTTGATTTTGAGCCAGGCTCGCTCGTGCTCTGGAGAAGGATGTGCTATGCAGCTGCTCATGATGGGGGAACAAGCGAATACGATCGGGCCGTCTATGGACTTCTTGCTGGCGATCTTGAGAGCGTTGACAAGGTGTGCAAGTCGTGGGATGATAAGCTTTTCGCCCACTACAACGCTCTTCTCAGGACACAGTTCGACATTTTCTTGATgaagaagggcggcaagGACTTGGTAGCGATCGCTGCGCGTTTTCCGGCCTTCAACGCTGTTGTTTACCACGGTGAGCCGGCCACAGTTGCGAAGCGCCTCGTGGCCAGTTTGGAGAACGATCCGAAGACTAGCAACGAAGCTCTGGGGACTTCCAAGTCGCTCCAAGCCGCCATTGTTGCCAACGACCTGGGCCGGTATCTATTCCATCAAGGTGTTGTGCTTTCCAAGAAGGCGAATGCCAGGGCAAAGTCAAAGCTGATCCCAGAGATCAACTTCCCCATTTCGGAGCACATCAACGAAAAGAAGTACGTTGGTCTGGGCGATTACGACGGGTTGAGGACATTGGCTCatgtcctcatcatcgtcaacaccCTGGATAGGCTCAGTAACTCCAAGCAAGAAAGCGGCCACAAGGCAATTCGCCACGCCCAGGAGAACATTCTTACCTCCTACGTCAGCTACCTTCGACTCGCCAAccttgaggagcttgttcCCCTGTACTGCTCCAAACTCCACAAGGACCGTCTATACGAGGTGCTAGGCAGAAATCTCATTCACATTGTGGGCGATGAACCTCGTGAGCACCAGCTGATCATCATGACCAAGTTGGGAGTCGACATAAAGGAGTTTGGTCGAAAGTTGCCCCTTATCTACCTGAACGATGTCAACGACAAGTCGGTTCGATGCGATGTAAAGGGTCACTTCAAGATTCTGGAAGAGGGGCCGGCCACACTGAAATATGGTAGAATTGTTCGACCGGATTTCATCGGGGATGACTCCAACGACATGGAGGGAGAAAGCGAAGAACTCATCCGCACTCTGGAGTGGCTCATAATGGTCCCCGGGCTGTTCTTGGAGACATGCACCTACGCCATCCGGGTTTATAAGTACTTCTTGA AACGGGCCGACTTGCGTGCTGCCCGCGCCCTCAGCGTCCGTGTTTCCGGGCGATACATCGCCATGGAGAAGTTGACGTTCATCACCTTTGTGGACCAAAACCAAGATGATGCCCACGGGTGGTTTGATGAGGTCGCTAATCACGATTTCAGTGAAGCCTTCCTTCAAGAGTGTGGCGTCAGCAGAGACAGGCTTCTGAATGTTGTCAGAAACCTATGGGAACTTGAATGTCTCGTCCGAGCACTGGACTCAATGGAGACATTGGCTTCCATGGCTGGTCTCAGCAGAGA tccatcccacccccctgcgCGCGAAATGTGGACTCAGGCCGTTGGCGACGTGCGCAATGTTAAGAACTGTATGCAGCCGGTGCTGAACAACTGGTTGATGGTCAGCAATGAAGTCGACAACGACTTTCAGGACCTCCGCGAGGCCTATATTCCCGAGACAGTTATCGCATACATCAGCACCCTCCATTTTGCCGGCGGCGCCGTTTCGCGCGACAACTTCATGGAATGCATGGACTTGGCTGCTCTGATTGCCGAGAAGGACTCAAACATAGCTCAGGAGTTCATCAAGTCTGGGAGGATGAAGGAGCTTCTAGAGTCTTTTGCAGCCTGCAGCAAGGCGCTGGCTGTGTCTACGGCTGAGAGCAAAGGCAAGAGCAGCAAAAAACACCGCGAGCTTGGATG GTCGAGGGAGCTTTGGTCTATCAAGCCATGA